In Paenibacillus phoenicis, one genomic interval encodes:
- a CDS encoding DUF441 domain-containing protein has protein sequence MQQIDVTALLLLLLAALGIFSSNMPITVAMIVLLLLRVLHLHYTFPWLEKYGLTLGIIILTIGVMTPVASGKISIQTLWASFFHWKSLLAIGVGMLVAWLGGRGATLMGNQPTVVAGLLIGTVLGVAFFRGVPVGPLIAAGILSLVIGKL, from the coding sequence ATGCAACAAATTGACGTGACAGCCTTGCTGCTGTTGTTGTTAGCCGCGCTGGGCATTTTCAGCAGCAACATGCCCATTACCGTGGCGATGATTGTCTTGCTGCTGCTTCGCGTGCTGCATCTGCACTATACCTTCCCTTGGCTGGAGAAATACGGCTTGACGCTGGGCATCATCATCCTCACCATCGGCGTGATGACGCCGGTCGCCAGCGGCAAAATCTCCATCCAGACGCTATGGGCTTCCTTCTTCCATTGGAAGTCCCTGCTCGCCATCGGCGTCGGCATGCTTGTCGCCTGGCTCGGCGGTCGCGGCGCGACCTTGATGGGCAATCAGCCGACTGTCGTCGCCGGCCTATTGATAGGCACCGTGCTGGGCGTCGCCTTCTTCCGCGGCGTCCCTGTCGGCCCGCTGATCGCCGCCGGCATTTTGTCGCTGGTGATCGGGAAGCTGTGA
- a CDS encoding YpdA family putative bacillithiol disulfide reductase — MLDVIIIGAGPCGLSAAIECQRRGLQVLVLEKHCLVHSIYSYPTYMQFFSTAELLEIGDVPFASANDKPYRHEALAYYRKVSDHYNVPVSAYEEATEVVRQPDGTFVVRSVKRGGEQAEYQARYVIISTGYFDHPNILGIPGENTDKVTHYFQEAHPYTGTKVTIIGGSNSAVDAALELVRVNAEVTVVYRGEDLSANIKPWVRPLFESAVNKGKVALRLKSRVIEILPDRVIIEGADGKTSELANDFVLALTGFRPDRKLLFSAGVEMTGDMEKPVFNPETMETNVPGLYVAGVIASGRNANEVFIETGRGHGKLIAEHIVGSRTSSNV; from the coding sequence ATGCTGGATGTGATCATCATCGGAGCAGGGCCTTGCGGTCTATCGGCAGCCATCGAATGCCAGCGTCGCGGACTGCAGGTGCTTGTTCTAGAGAAACATTGCCTTGTCCATTCCATCTACTCTTATCCTACGTATATGCAGTTTTTCAGTACCGCTGAGCTGCTAGAAATCGGAGATGTACCGTTTGCTTCGGCGAACGACAAACCTTACCGCCATGAAGCGCTAGCCTACTACCGCAAGGTCAGCGATCATTATAACGTCCCGGTATCGGCCTATGAAGAAGCCACCGAAGTGGTGCGGCAGCCGGACGGCACGTTTGTGGTTCGTTCGGTGAAACGCGGCGGTGAGCAGGCGGAATACCAGGCCCGTTATGTCATCATCTCGACAGGTTATTTCGATCACCCCAATATTTTAGGAATTCCGGGAGAAAATACCGACAAGGTGACGCATTACTTCCAAGAGGCGCATCCGTACACCGGTACGAAAGTGACGATTATCGGCGGTAGCAACTCCGCAGTGGATGCCGCGCTGGAGCTGGTGCGTGTGAACGCCGAGGTTACTGTCGTGTATCGCGGAGAGGACTTGTCCGCGAACATCAAGCCTTGGGTACGGCCGCTGTTCGAAAGTGCGGTCAACAAAGGAAAGGTCGCTTTGCGCCTGAAATCCCGGGTCATCGAAATCCTGCCTGACCGCGTGATCATCGAAGGTGCTGACGGTAAAACGTCCGAACTGGCAAACGATTTTGTCTTGGCGTTAACCGGGTTCCGCCCTGATCGCAAGCTGTTGTTCTCCGCCGGAGTTGAAATGACCGGTGACATGGAGAAGCCGGTGTTTAATCCGGAGACGATGGAAACGAACGTGCCCGGTCTATACGTTGCCGGGGTTATCGCTTCCGGACGTAACGCCAACGAGGTGTTCATCGAAACCGGTCGCGGCCACGGGAAGCTGATCGCAGAGCATATCGTAGGGTCGAGAACTTCGAGCAACGTATAA